A single window of Nicotiana tomentosiformis chromosome 1, ASM39032v3, whole genome shotgun sequence DNA harbors:
- the LOC138904148 gene encoding putative disease resistance RPP13-like protein 1 isoform X1, with the protein MEIGLAVGGAFLSSALNVLFDRLAPQGELLKMFQRQKHDFQLLKKLRLTLLGLQAVLSDAENKQTSNRYVNQWLNELQDAVDSAENLMEEINYEVLRVKVESQHQNHAETSNQQVSDLNLCLSDEFFLSMGWDSWKNPKR; encoded by the coding sequence ATGGAGATTGGCTTAGCAGTTGGAGGTGCATTTCTATCTTCAGCTTTAAATGTTCTCTTTGATAGGCTTGCTCCTCAGGGTGAGCTGCTCAAGATGTTTCAGAGGCAAAAGCATGATTTTCAACTCTTAAAGAAGCTGAGGCTGACTTTGCTTGGTCTTCAAGCAGTGCTAAGTGATGCAGAGAATAAGCAGACATCAAATCGATACGTCAACCAGTGGCTTAATGAACTTCAGGATGCTGTGGACAGTGCTGAAAACTTAATGGAGGAAATCAATTATGAAGTTCTGAGAGTTAAGGTGGAAAGTCAGCATCAAAATCATGCAGAAACAAGCAATCAGCAAGTAAGTGACCTCAACTTGTGCTTGAGTGATGAATTTTTTCTTAGCATGGGATGGGACAGttggaagaatccaaaaaggtag